The following coding sequences lie in one Apus apus isolate bApuApu2 chromosome 16, bApuApu2.pri.cur, whole genome shotgun sequence genomic window:
- the MORC2 gene encoding ATPase MORC2 isoform X4 — protein MRIGKDFIMFTKKDNTMTCLFLSRTFHEEEGIDEVVVPLPTWNACSQEPLTDNAEKFAIETEIIYKYSPFKSEQEVMEQFSKIRGKKGTLVIIFNLKLMDNGEPELDVTSDPRDIQMAETSPEGTKPERRSFRAYAAVLYIDPRMRIFINGHKVQTKRLSCCLYKPRMYKYTSNRFKTRAEQEVKKAEHMARIAEEKAREAESKARALELRLGGDLTRESRVMLRQVQNSAITTRREADVKKRIKDAKQRALKEPKELSFIFGVNIEQRELDGMFIYNCSRLIKMYEKVGPQLEGGMACGGVVGVVDVPYLVLEPTHNKQDFADAKEYRHLLKAMGEHLAQYWKDVAIAQRGIVKFWDEFGYLSANWNQPPSSELRYKRRRAMEIPTTIQCDVCLKWRTLPFQLSSVEKNYPDSWVCSMNPDPEQDRCEAPEQKQKVPLGTLKKDLKSQEEKQKQLTDKIRQQQEKLEALQKTTPIRCQADLKKLPLQVTTRPARENAQSQTRPQRPRSPPLPDVIKNAPSRPPPPSPLPKSISQLKKSSSAWPDISTPKLAIALSKEEASTSRTYQHKVTDGKFNSTLKTLAKPATTMKPPCTVLQNPKSSRETPSSKAPKVPALKKSATVKCPQASTTRKRTLNNATEDGSEEEGEHKKKTKRGKFVAVKEEKKDSSEVVVELTDSAGEEELAELKKAQKDKGLHVEVRVNKEWFTGRVTAVETGKRAVRWKVKFDYVPTDTTPRDRWVEKGSEDVRLMKPPSPEYQAPDTQQEEEVVVAEPSMSDCVRIEPDTTGPSSSQETVDLLVQILRNCLRYFLPPNFPISKKELSSMSSEGLLAFPLKEYFKQYEVGLQNLCNSYQTRADARAKACEENFRDSERKLKETEEKLQKLRTNIVALLQKVQEDIDINTDDELDAYIEDLITKGD, from the exons ATGCGGATTGGGAAAGATTTCATCATGTTCACGAAGAAGGACAACACCATGACTTGCCTCTTCTTGTCAAGGACATTCCATGAGGAAGAAGGCATCGACGAG GTAGTTGTTCCCCTGCCCACCTGGAACGCATGCAGCCAGGAGCCTCTGACTGACAACGCAGAGAAGTTTGCTATTGAGACGGAGATCATTTACAAGTATTCCCCTTTCAAATCAGAACAGGAAGTGATGGAGCAGTTTAGTAAGATCCGTGGTAAGAAAG GCACCCTGGTGATCATCTTTAACCTCAAACTAATGGATAATGGAGAACCAGAGCTGGATGTGACTTCTGACCCCCGAGACATTCAGATGGCAGAAACATCCCCAGAGGGAAC AAAGCCTGAGCGCCGCTCCTTCCGTGCCTATGCTGCTGTGCTTTATATTGATCCCAGAATGAGAATCTTCATAAATGGACACAAAGTACAAACCAAGCGACTTTCCTGCTGCCTGTACAAGCCAAG GATGTACAAATATACTTCAAACCGTTTCAAGACCCGTGCAGAACAAGAGGTGAAGAAAGCAGAGCACATGGCCAGGATAG CGGAGGAGAAGGCTCGTGAGGCAGAGAGTAAAGCCCGTGCCCTTGAGCTGCGCCTGGGAGGGGATCTCACACGGGAGTCCAGG GTGATGCTACGTCAGGTCCAAAACTCTGCAATAACAACGCGCCGGGAGGCTGATGTCAAGAAAAGGATCAAGGATGCAAAGCAGAG GGCACTGAAGGAGCCCAAAGAATTGAGTTTTATCTTTGGTGTAAACATTGAGCAGCGTGAACTGGATGGCATGTTCATTTATAACTGCAGTAGACTGATCAAGATGTATGAGAAGGTGGGCCCACAACTGGAAGGTGGCAT GGCATGTGGTGGAGTGGTAGGCGTTGTGGACGTGCCCTACTTGGTTCTGGAACCAACCCATAATAAACAAGACTTCGCTGATGCCAAAGAGTATCGACACTTGCTGAAAGCCATGGGAGAGCATTTGGCTCAGTATTGGAAGGATGTTGCTATAG CCCAGAGAGGTATTGTCAAGTTCTGGGATGAATTTGGGTATTTGTCAGCAAACTGGAACCAGCCTCCATCTAGTGAACTGCGCTACAAACGCCGGAGAGCCATGGAGATCCCTACCACAATTCAGTGCG ATGTATGTTTGAAATGGAGGACTCTCCCATTCCAGCTGAGTTCAGTGGAGAAGAATTACCCTGATAGCTGGGTGTGCTCCATGAACCCTGATCCTGAACAAGACAG ATGTGAAGCaccagagcagaagcagaaggtaCCACTGGGAACTCTGAAGAAAGACTTGAAatcacaggaggaaaagcagaaacaactgACAGACAAAATTcgccagcagcaggaaaagctggaagCTCTACAG aaaACCACTCCAATCCGATGTCAAGCTGACTTGAAGAAGCTGCCTCTGCAAGTGACCACACGGCCTGCAAGGGAG AACGCCCAGTCACAGACCCGACCACAGCGCCCACGATCTCCACCTTTACCTGATGTAATCAAGAATGCTCCCAGCAGACCACCACCACCTTCACCTCTTCCCAAGTCCATCAGTCAGCTGAAAAAGAGCTCTTCAGCTTGGCCAGATATCAGCACTCCCAAACTGGCAATCGCGCTCTCCAAAGAGGAGGCCAGCACTTCCAGGACATACCAGCACAAAGTAACAGATGGGAAGTTTAATAGCACTTTAAAAACTCTTGCCAAACCAGCTACAACAATGAAGCCACCCTGTACTGTCCTGCAGAACCCCAAAAGTTCACGTGAGACACCCAGTTCAAAAGCTCCCAAGGTGCCTGCACTAAAGAAATCTGCGACTGTCAAATGCCCACAG GCCTCTACCACCAGGAAGAGGACCTTGAACAATGCCACAGAGGATGGGTCTGAGGAAGAGGGGGAACACAAGAAGAAGACAAAACGAGGCAAATTTGTGGCagtgaaagaggagaaaaaggattCCAGTGAGGTGGTGGTAGAG CTCACTGAcagtgctggggaagaagagctgGCAGAACTGAAGAAAGCTCAGAAAG ATAAAGGGCTGCATGTGGAAGTGCGTGTGAACAAGGAGTGGTTCACAGGCCGTGTCACAGCTGTGGAGACCGGCAAGCGTGCGGTACGCTGGAAAGTGAAGTTTGACTATGTTCCTACAGACACCACACCAAGGGATCGTTG ggtagAGAAGGGCAGCGAAGATGTGAGGTTGATGAAGCCTCCCTCCCCTGAGTACCAGGCTCCAGATacacagcaggaagaggaagTTGTTGTGGCTGAACCTTCTATGTCAGACTGTGTCAGAATTGAACCTGACACCAcaggtcccagcagcagccaagaaACAGTAGACTTACTAGTTCAGATCCTTCG aaaTTGTTTGCGGTACTTCTTACCTCCGAATTTTCCTATCTCCAAGAAAGAGCTGAGTTCCATGAGCTCAGAAGGATTGTTGGCATTTCCCTTG